TTTCAGTGATTGTAGATATGCTTGTCTAACCACGACATCTTACAACATTCTCTCAGATAAAGAAGGTGAGAGAGTCACATGAGAAGAGCTGAGAAGCAGCTGGAACATTGCATTAAACACATCTTTGCTTGTCAATGTTATATCTCTGTTCATATTTGTTGGAACAACGTGAAAAGGCATTTAATCTGTAAAATAAGCTTTcaaaactaaaacaaattaTTTCCATTATTTATATCACACCTATGGCAAGGATGTGAAagggttcagtgtgttcatgaatctttaaataaatagcACAACAGCTAAGGTAAAAGTTCCAAAAACCATTTggataattttaaatatattttatattgttataaaatCTACTGAGAAGGGTAATTGCGATTGCGTTTGAGTAGTAAAAGGAACAGGTGTAAATAGCATTATAAGCTGCTGCAGCCGTTGTTATATGGTCCATTCGGCATAATAATGTTGGCCGAGGTTGGGTTGAGTTAATTGCATGCACTGGAGCGTAAATTGGGTCACAGGGGGTGACGGGCCTGAACTGAACTTCAGGGGGTTTATAACTTCCTCTCCTGTTGGAAGAAGGACAATGGTATGAAACGGCTATATGAGCAAGTCTTAATGGAAATGTGGGAGGAGCCCATTGAAGATAAAGAGTATTAGACAAGGCCATTAGGACTCAGTGGATTATAGTAATCCAGTGAATTCACCAGTGGGATTTTGCAGCACTCGAACGCAAGGCAAGATGGAATACGGAGCTGTGAAAGTTTTCTTCCTCACCCTGTTGCTGATTAGTGAAGGTAGGTGGCCATTAAATAACTTTCGTTATATTTGCAATATTAttgattaatttaattttgtctAGGCAATCATTTGTCATGTTAAATTGATAAATCTTTGCATTCACATTTCCCCCAGTTCCTATAAGATCTCAATCCCAGCAGGTAGGTTAAATTTCTTTATAATTACGTTGTGTTCCAATTCAACACatgaacaagaagaagaaattagatGCTCTAGTGCATCACTCGTCTCTTTTGATCTGCCATCAGGGGATCGAAGACAATGAAAGCTGGACGACGAAAGCTTGCAAATGCGACTGTGATGCAGAAGAGTCCACCACCGAGACGACGACTTCCATCGTATCTGGCTCAGTATGGATCCAAGAAATGCACTGCATGCCAGGTGAGATGAGGGAAAAGAATATATGAGAGGAAATTATAAGGGACAGTCAATGGAATATATGAGATACTCAGTAAAGCAGTTTCATCGTCTCATTGGTGCACTGTACCTTGAGGTCTTCACTttatatgtaaggaataaaccaTGATAGCGACACACTAGAGACTAGGATCAACAAAAGAGCATTATAATGCCTGGAAGTTGATTATGACCTTCTCATTTTTACTGTATTAACTGCcaaaatgtacaaatttaaGACTTCCAGTGTTTGATGAGAATGTGGAACACCGGGTCTTTGCCATTGTTCTTTTGAACTAGACAgagtgaattgtgtgtgtgtgtgtgtgtaaggaagcACCCGGCACAGGTGGTGCACTAGAAAGTAATTAATCATTTGCTCACAGCTTCACCTGCACCATGTGAGGCATCAGTGCCTCCTACTGCTACACAGCCAGCAGACAGAAATGCTCCATTTTGATTCCCTAGTAcaggatacagagagagagagagagagggagagagagagagatcagataaACATTTGGCCGACGCCAGTTGGAATAGCACAAAGAGGAATACTATGATGCCAAGACTATGCAGTGTAGACTCTGACACGTCCTTCTGGAAGCACAGGAGCTGAAAGAATTCAAAATGTTCTAATGTAATTAATAAAGGCACAGGACAGTTCCATGGTTCCACGATTCCACGATTGGGGTTGCCATTTCCGTCCCActgattttacatttacaaatatatatgcAAATGTATGCATAGGTATACAGCGATGAATTTTTTGTAGAATACAGAAACAGTATTTTTATAgtattttttctgtctttaaataatcattaaaatatattaaaaatcatatttgaAATTGtgttacactacagtactactacttctactactactactactactactactactactaataataataataatactatcaTTAGTAATATTAATAGCATTTCCTCCAGATAGATTGTTTGAGGGGGGTTTGCTGCAATAGTCTGGTGTCCAATATACATTATACTCCCCTCAAACATTCAGAATTCATAactaataaaacataaacataatcCAAGATCATTATAATGGTCATACAGGAAGAATGACCTAATCAAAATCCCAGTGTAATTCTCCAGATAACAAGAAAGAGACTACATttccaaatatttttaaaaagtaaaaagctTAAATTGGCATCTGTCAAGCTTTAAGCCTGAACATTCACGTTTGATCTGTATCAAAGCTTTAAGGATTAAAGAGTCACGAGACCTGGGCAGTAGCATGAACAGTCCAGACATGAGGATGTGGCACTGGCATACGACAGGATTAGTGATGCACTTTTTTGTCATTAAACAGCCATCAGGGAGGCCATGAGCTTCAGCTGAATCCTTTTGCAGAAAAAAAGACGTACATGCTGTACGAGGCAGTGCTGTACGAGGCAGTGCTGTATGAGGCAGTGCTGTACGAGGCAGTGAACTAGCTGCTTTTCTGGACCACTCTATGTCTCCTTTTAGAGATTACTTTAGAATTAAACCGCTTATTTAGCAGCCATTACCTTGAAAAAATGTctatttaaactttatataacAACCCATGAGCTCCATTGCCCCATTATTTTTTTAGAACTGTACAATTTAACACGCATTTTTCTTACTTAGGAAATAACAGACCTAAtgttaagcatttattttattagacgTGTTTCTGACAGTGATGAATATGTACTTAAATTAgttcttaaaataataataataaaaacagtgcAGCTAAAAACTTGACAGCTGATCTCGACAAGCTAGCAAGTTAGCAACCTATGTTACTGCTAAGCTAGCTACACCAGACTGAACCTGCTATATACcttatacatatacaaacatgTCTTCAAACTAGCAGATTCAATTGTTTGTTTAGTTCTGATGTGCTAAAAATACATCTTTGGTTTCTGTTTCACTGTGCTGTTGAAATAAATTCTTCTTAGCTAGCTAATTATTTAGCATCTCTGAGGTAATTATAGCTAACTAACACAACTGAAATAAAGTCTTGAATATTTTTAGTTTCTTCTGCGCTCTGTGCATTATTCTGATCACGCATAAGACAGCAAGCAAGAGAAAAAAGCCCAGATGAACAATTATGCtagtcagtgtgtttattaattaatttgctCAACATATTGAATTATTCTGTAAAATAATTActtattattaaatgaattcATACTGATATTAAACACTCTGATTCATTGGATAATAAAGGTTTATTTCCCAGAATGCCCATATCACAGACCCCTGGGCTTTGAGGCTGGATCAGTCACTTCTGACCAAATCAGCTGCTCTAATCAGGATCAGTACACCGGTTGGTTCTCCTCATGGATTCCCAACAAGGCCAGGCTTAACAACCAGGGGTTTGGGTGAGTATAATATAATTTACTTTTTTGGGCTTGGTGTCTGTGTcattaattgtattttttttttttttagacctcTTATAATATgacgctgttgaattcttgaatctgattggtcaaaaggtgttgaATATTCTTCTATAATGGCAGCTCTGTTACACTTCATTTACAGGGTCTCTTATGGCAACAACATTACAAAAAACATATAGAAGTATGACATCATTTATCAACAAATGACATGTGCACACACTCATGTTCTGACACTAATATTTTTGCACAGCATATATTACACTAAAATTGCACATATCTGCCCCCGCCCATAACAGTCATACTATTTTACCCCTGagcttcatttttatatttcctaTAGTCTTTTCCCCCCTTTCCTACCTGTATAgctaaattctatttttattgtaattctatatttattttatttttatgacattttaaaagcaaaaaaggtCAAAGAAAGCACCCCACTGCATAATGTGTTTGCTTGTAAATGGTcacaataaaatttttattttgaattcatatttaaatgatcCTGGAAAAGCATTGTTCTATTTTAGAAAACATTACCAATGATCAAGTAGTATTTTAGGAATTATGATGGATTAAAGCAGATTATCCCAGATTAACAATGACTCACCTTGTTTTACATCCAAAATGACTGCAAGCTTTTAGCAGATCTTGCAACGCTAAAATTGTTCAGTTGTCAAATTTGattatatttctataacagcagctagCTAGCAACCTGTTTTACTCCTAAATTAGCCATGCAAGTCTGAAtctactatatactgtatacatttaCAGAAATATCTTCTAACCTGTAGAttagataagaaaaaaataattggtTTCCATTTCATTGTGCTTCTGAAATAGATTTTTCCTAGCTAGCTAGGTATTTAGCATCTCAGAAGAAACACAGTTTTAGCAAACTATCTAAAAGTATATCATCtcagtaaaaaatattttagttgcTGCTATGTTCAGTTAAACAATTTGTGGACATTTGTGAAATAAGAGCCAGAAATCAACAGACCAGGACACTAGGACAGTGGTTTCCGGCTGTAATTCAAATTACtggtttattattaatgtgCCCTAATATTCTAATATGTTATCATGCTGATTCACAGCGACATAAAAACTTGCTGTTATTTCAAAAACgtttaaacttttaaaaaacGTCTCTTCTTTAAGGAGCCATTTATTTGCCATatttgaaaggagtctccagagtcatATGAACATCATGAGAACTAAAAAAGAGAAATTATATTATAAGAGAGGGTAGTTAATAATATAGAGAACTAACCtgtttcacagatgttccacaactaTTCCATTAAAggcattaaaaatgtaattcatGTGGTTTAAGAGGATTTTCAGGACAATCTGTTGGCCAAGGAACatttatctctccatctctctttctataGATGCTCCTGGTTGTCAAAGTACCAGGACACCAACCAGTGGCTGCAGATTGACCTGAAGGAGGTGAAAGTGGTGTCTGGGATCATTACCCAAGGGCGCTGCGATGCGGATGAGTGGATCACCAAGTACAGCGTGCAGTACCGTATCAATGAGAACCTTAACTGGATCTACTACAAAGATCAGACAGGGAACAACAGGGTGGGTGGTTTTTCAAGCACTAAATCCCGAAATATTGTGTGGAAAATCCAAATGAGGGATTTTGTGAAAGAATAATTTTCAAACATAACAACGGTGTGGTTGATGATTTCCCTACAATATGACATCCTGAAGTGTATTATTTTACCTATACCACATCTTGTCTCTTAACTGAATTTATTCAGAAACCGGAAGGTCTTTTGAGCTGTGAACTTTCCAGTGGCAGAAATCTGGAGACTTTTTCCgacaatgttaaataaatgtcttttaaCAGATATACCAAATCTTCAATAGGTGcttttacatggacactttttaatcagatcggactgaattcaatcagattgacgaatccgatcgcagcgtttacatgaatgcggtataaagtaatcagattgttatgcgcgtttacatgacacatgattagaatcggattagatcttttgCGTTCCAGGATGGACGTACTAGCGCCCGCCATTTTACCTACGACAACATCcatacgtcatacgtcattcttgcgtcattgcacatgcgcagaactttccaggaacatagtccatccgattaagtgtttacatgtcctctcgattggactaaaaatggtttaaatcaccccttaccatccgattgaaattttaatcggatgtggcaaattccatccgattgatgtgtttacatgacacttttttaaactgattgtgcttctagtcctgttacgatcggattacaagtgtccatgtaaacgcacctaatgaaacatttcttcagtaatcacatttttaatctgtttaataaTTCTCATGAATAAGGATTTGGATTATACTCCATTCAAGCACTGCTTATGAAATCCAGACCTGAGGAAGTCATTAAATGAGCCCAATTGTAGGAACTTGACCAACATTATTAACTACTCTTCCATTTGCAGGTGTTTTATGGTAATTCTGATCGCTCCTCTTCAGTCCAGAACCTGCTGCGTCCTCCTATTGTGACACGCTACCTCCGAATCATCCCTCTGGGCTGGCACACACGCATCGCTATCCGCATGGAGCTTCTGCTCTGCATGAAGAAGTGCACCTAAAGGGACATACTGACCCATTTTATACCACCACAAGTGGCACTCTGGCTCTTTAGTCTGTTTCTTTACGTCTGTAGATGTGTGTTAAACCTACTGCATCATCATgctttgtgtattattattgttcggGTAAAAAAACTATGTATCTAATTAGAAAGGGTGAGAGATTTGTGGTATTGTCATAATATctgtatatgtttatgtgtgtgatttatccTTTTGTTTGTGATATAGAGCAAGACTGTCATCCTATAGGTCAAATATCTTGGAAGGAACCTCTTTAGCCTCTAAAAAAACCTATTAGATCAATTATACTCCGGTTTACTTTAGATAGCACTAAAGAAGGAACCAAGCCAGCAAtgcagtttatttgtttttcattgtcTGAAGAGATGtgtgaacacattaaatatgtttactgtataatgaaatgtttgttaggtgtgattagtggtgtatTTGGTGGTTTGAAGTATTAGCATGAAGTATTAGCAACCTTCTATCTCATTCCAAAAAGCATGTGGAGGTAAGTTGCTACATTAAGCTGTTTCCTTTGCTAATGCTAGGTTAGGCTAGCCTCAATTCCAGAAGTTTCCACTAGCCAAAATAGGCTAATATGAGGAGGGCAAGGATGGATTCCTCACTCAAACATTTGGGAGGACTTTGTCTTATAGAGTGGTgcttcattatattattatataaagctTTTCAGCTTTTTCCACATGAACAACACAAGTCAACACAAACAGCAGAACACTTGTGTAGCTCTACTGCTCCATGAAACGTCTGATTCACAGCAACACACCTTAACCTACATGTTCTCCATGACTCCTCCCTTGCCTGGCAACCGTCACTTGGCCACGCCCTCTCTGTCACAGTCACCATGTGGAACTTTACAACAAGGGACTCATAAAATTAGCATGATGTCTTCTTCCAAAACACTGACTCATCAGATTATAACAGGTATGTTAGAGTAGAGATATAATGTGCCATTCAGGGAGACTCATGATCAGGATTAAGGGGGAAAACAGTCTTTTTTTAGatgatttagaaatgtttaataGTCATGTGATGAACAAAAGTCTTGAATAAAGCAAAAAGCCTTCTGTTCGAGTACTTGAATGGGTTTGTTCTTTCATTTGCCATCAttcagagaaataaaataaacagtatgAATTCATATAACTATACAATAGATAGTTATGAGTCTTTGAAGGACAAGAGAAGATTAGATTaatgtttgtttactttattgGAAAACACTTGTCCTTGTTAATAATTGTCCCGGTTATCTTAACCCATGCTGCTATGTTTGGTAATCAGGAGCATCTTGAAAAGACAAACATGATTTGAGCTGCCTTTATTCTTACAGTAGAGCATTTTATCaataaacataacatttatAAGGCATGTCTCGTTTCCAACCTTATTTTATATAACTATacgtcctgtttggtgctgacCACGCCCCCTGGAATAGATCAATAATTAAAGccttttttaaacaatgattttagtaatattataattactaaattattaatagtaatagtataattacacctgtcactttatctactgtaaatgctacttgcacatacttttctatgcacactctaacatagccttatttatcgatgtacatatttacatatttatctgcacttgttcatttgcacaatttctactatttgcacttctggtggatgctaaacagcatttcgttgctatgtacctgtccTCTGCAATGATAATAAAGttgtcatctatctatctatctatctatctatctatctatctatctatcagtttgACTTTTACCTGTAAGGtctaaaacaaaattaaaaaagttaTACTGTAATTATTTACCCAAATTCATCATAATGTCATAAagcgaaggaaaaaaaagtttaatcgGAAACCCCGGAACTTTAATGACGCTTTGGGAGAAAGAAAGCCACTGATTGGCCATTAGATCATGTGACGCGTTAATTAAGGTAACTCGATTAGGGCGCGTGACTTCATTACAGACGCTTTTAAATTACAGCAACGCAAACCTGCCACGAAAGCACGAGCTCTCACCATGAAAGCAGTCAGATCTAAAGGGAAGTCACGCGCCTCTCTTCCAAGAGCAAAAACCCAACTCCGAGCGCATGCACTCTACATGTATAAACTGCGCAGGGAGGTAAGATTACAGAGTTTTAGGTCATTTTG
This genomic window from Hemibagrus wyckioides isolate EC202008001 linkage group LG27, SWU_Hwy_1.0, whole genome shotgun sequence contains:
- the rs1a gene encoding retinoschisin 1a; the encoded protein is MEYGAVKVFFLTLLLISEVPIRSQSQQGIEDNESWTTKACKCDCDAEESTTETTTSIVSGSVWIQEMHCMPECPYHRPLGFEAGSVTSDQISCSNQDQYTGWFSSWIPNKARLNNQGFGCSWLSKYQDTNQWLQIDLKEVKVVSGIITQGRCDADEWITKYSVQYRINENLNWIYYKDQTGNNRVFYGNSDRSSSVQNLLRPPIVTRYLRIIPLGWHTRIAIRMELLLCMKKCT